Proteins from a single region of Sediminitomix flava:
- a CDS encoding carboxy terminal-processing peptidase — protein sequence MLKKPYLFIASLIFLSLFSFSYLRDYKPSDKEVLLKRLLYKSLDQAHFKNLEVNDEMSSEAFDMYMKALDPNKRFFLDKDVQKLDNFRYKIDDDFSSDNKIPFLDESLRIYEERIEDSKNICLKILDEPFDFTISEEVETDADKLDYVKSKNELEERWRKQLKLSALVRYTERVKALEEDSLSSQTPAEVETEIRNQLKENYQDMFDLLSTQDIEDQHARYLNAIISVYGPHTEYYPPEKKERFDQQMSGRFEGIGARLQQTGGEIKVVAIIPGSAAWKQKGLKEGDVIMKVAQQGQAAVSVESMSLKNAVKLIKGKKGTTVRLTVRKPDGLIKIVPIERDVVELAESYAKSSVITDSISGNKYGIIHLPSFYADFKGTGGRNSSSDVRQELVKLKKENVEGIILDLRNNGGGSLSDAIEMTGLFIDKGPVVQVKSKVDKPRVLSDKDDRVIYDGPLVVMVNRFSASASEILAAAIQDYKRGVIVGSTSYGKGTVQRFIDLDRLNKVSPELKPLGSLKLTIQKFYRVSGGATQVKGVQPDIFLPDKYVHLDIGEEELPFVMPWDSVKRADFEEWEFQPNFKELKAKSEGRVADNTEFLNIVKESERLEKESKRTLETLSYSDYVLQQEQLNAASANFEESDFESTRLKFTVLPDHVLKNDQDSVAHYVAEEWKNKLVRDIHLEECVNILTDME from the coding sequence ATGTTAAAAAAGCCATACCTTTTCATAGCAAGCCTAATCTTTTTATCCCTCTTTAGTTTTTCTTATCTGAGAGATTACAAACCTTCAGATAAGGAAGTTTTATTGAAAAGATTACTTTATAAGAGCCTAGATCAAGCACATTTTAAAAACCTAGAAGTCAATGATGAAATGTCTTCTGAAGCTTTCGATATGTACATGAAAGCTTTGGATCCCAACAAGCGTTTTTTCCTTGACAAAGATGTGCAAAAATTAGATAATTTTCGATATAAAATAGATGATGATTTTTCATCTGATAACAAAATTCCTTTTCTAGATGAATCTTTAAGGATTTATGAAGAAAGAATTGAAGATTCAAAAAACATTTGCCTTAAAATTCTTGACGAACCTTTTGATTTTACAATTTCAGAAGAGGTTGAAACTGATGCTGATAAATTGGATTATGTCAAGTCTAAAAATGAATTGGAAGAGCGATGGAGAAAGCAATTAAAGCTATCTGCTTTGGTGAGATATACCGAGAGAGTAAAGGCACTTGAGGAGGATAGTTTAAGCAGTCAAACCCCTGCAGAAGTTGAAACTGAAATTCGTAATCAACTCAAAGAAAATTATCAAGATATGTTTGATCTTTTGTCAACCCAAGATATAGAAGATCAACATGCAAGATATCTGAATGCCATAATTTCAGTTTATGGACCTCATACAGAATATTACCCACCAGAAAAGAAAGAGCGATTTGATCAGCAAATGTCTGGGCGATTTGAGGGCATTGGTGCTCGTTTGCAACAAACAGGAGGCGAAATTAAAGTAGTTGCCATCATTCCAGGAAGTGCAGCATGGAAACAGAAAGGACTTAAGGAAGGTGATGTAATTATGAAAGTTGCTCAACAAGGGCAAGCAGCTGTTTCTGTAGAAAGTATGTCACTTAAGAATGCAGTGAAGTTAATTAAAGGTAAAAAAGGTACTACGGTTCGTTTGACGGTACGTAAACCTGATGGCTTAATTAAAATTGTACCTATCGAAAGAGATGTTGTAGAGCTAGCTGAATCATATGCGAAATCTTCTGTAATCACAGACTCTATTTCTGGAAACAAGTATGGAATAATCCATTTACCGAGTTTCTATGCCGATTTTAAAGGTACAGGAGGACGAAATTCGTCAAGTGATGTCCGTCAAGAGTTGGTTAAGCTTAAAAAAGAAAACGTAGAAGGTATAATTTTAGACCTTAGAAATAACGGCGGAGGTTCACTTTCTGATGCTATTGAAATGACAGGTTTGTTTATTGATAAAGGACCAGTCGTTCAAGTCAAAAGTAAAGTAGATAAGCCTAGAGTGCTTTCCGATAAAGATGATAGAGTTATTTATGATGGACCATTAGTTGTTATGGTAAATCGTTTTAGTGCCTCAGCTTCCGAAATTTTAGCCGCTGCTATTCAAGATTACAAAAGAGGAGTGATCGTTGGAAGTACTTCATATGGAAAAGGAACCGTACAACGATTTATTGATCTTGATCGATTAAATAAAGTAAGTCCAGAGTTAAAACCTTTGGGTTCTTTGAAATTAACGATTCAGAAATTTTATAGAGTATCAGGTGGGGCAACCCAAGTAAAAGGTGTACAACCTGATATTTTCTTACCAGACAAGTATGTTCATCTTGATATTGGCGAGGAGGAGTTACCTTTTGTGATGCCTTGGGATAGTGTAAAAAGAGCAGACTTTGAAGAATGGGAATTTCAGCCAAATTTTAAAGAATTAAAAGCAAAGAGCGAGGGTAGAGTTGCTGATAATACAGAATTCTTGAATATTGTGAAGGAGTCAGAGCGTCTTGAGAAAGAGAGTAAACGGACTTTAGAAACTCTTTCTTACAGCGACTACGTTTTACAGCAAGAACAGCTTAATGCAGCATCAGCTAATTTTGAAGAAAGTGACTTTGAGAGTACAAGGTTGAAATTTACAGTACTACCAGATCATGTTCTTAAAAATGATCAAGATTCTGTAGCTCATTATGTTGCCGAAGAATGGAAGAATAAATTAGTAAGAGATATCCATCTTGAAGAATGTGTAAATATTCTGACGGATATGGAATAA